A genomic segment from Sparus aurata chromosome 20, fSpaAur1.1, whole genome shotgun sequence encodes:
- the acbd4 gene encoding acyl-CoA-binding domain-containing protein 4, with the protein MPVPAMAEPMVDHQKRFQAAVDVIHNLPKNGSYRPSYEMMLRFYSLYKQAVCGPCAVSRPGFWDPIGRYKWDAWSQLGDMSSERAMAAYVDEMKKVAQEVIDTMPMNEKTATLFHHFEPLYLVIDDMPRPPESLLTIREGLKGSEHTDRPAEMKDDGDVEQGGPEEDSFLPERADQDQFSLSEVIDLSANIILNDSGVSEGLVLTSDSESEIFCDSVDSVEQLGSVKNPVVKSNGFHNGNESSESSPVQSQQLEGRLEVRQVGAGQGGEGAEDGKGQGPNRRSRDTGREAPYNNWRERGVPQGSPRRGAHGGGGGGGGGAGRGGGDGSEGGVERLHDAQLQQQIILALRRLREDMRSVMDRLEVVERLAATHTQSSEWRPCLQCAATASQQQEERWWPLDVSGQTILFLLWPFVAQGLVYLLRKAQKRSRISS; encoded by the exons ATGCCGGTCCCAGCCATGGCAGAGCCCATGGTCGATCACCAGAAGCGGTTTCAGGCTGCTGTGGATGTCATCCATAACCTCCCTAAAAATG GCTCTTACCGGCCGTCATACGAGATGATGCTGCGCTTCTACAGTCTGTACAAGCAGGCCGTGTGTGGACCCTGTGCAGTGTCTCGACCTGGCTTCTGGGACCCGATTGGTCGCTAcaaatg ggACGCCTGGAGCCAGCTGGGAGACATGAGCAGTGAGAGAGCCATGGCAGCATACGTGGACGAGATGAAGAAAGTAGCACAGGAG gtcatcgacaccatGCCCATGAATGAGAAGACGGCCACGCTCTTCCACCACTTTGAGCCTCTGTACCTGGTGATTGATGACATGCCGCGGCCTCCAGAGTCACTGCTCACAATCAGAGAAG GTCTGAAAGGCAGTGAGCATACTGACAGGCCGGCAGAGATGAAGGATGATGGTGATGTGGAGCAGGGCGGCCCTGAAGAAGACTCTTTTCTTCCAGAGAGGGCAGATCAGGATCAGTTCAGCCTGTCTGAGGTCATTGACCTCTCTGCTAATATCATCCTGAATG ACTCTGGTGTGTCTGAGGGTTTGGTGCTGACCAGCGACTCAGAGAGCGAGATCTTCTGTGACTCTGTGGACTCAGTGGAGCAACTCGGCAGTGTCAAG AATCCGGTTGTCAAGTCCAATGGTTTTCATAACGGCAACGAGTCGTCGGAGTCGTCTCCGGTTCAGAGCCAGCAGCTGGAAGGTCGTCTGGAGGTCAGACAGGTCGGAGCAGGTCAGGGTGGAGAAGGGGCGGAGGATGGAAAGGGTCAGGGCCCCAACAGAAGGAGTCGAGACACCGGGAGGGAAGCGCCCTACAATAACTGGAGAGAAC GTGGTGTCCCTCAGGGCAGTCCAAGGCGGGGGGCCCAcggagggggtggtggtggtggtggtggggcaGGGCGAGGAGGAGGGGACGGCTCAGAGGGAGGGGTGGAGAGGCTGCACGATGCTCAGCTACAGCAGCAGATCATCCTGGCCCTGCGGAGGCTCAGAGAGGACATGAGGAGCGTGATGGACAGGTTGGAGGTGGTGGAGAGACTGGCTGCTACACAT ACCCAGAGTTCAGAGTGGAGACCATGCCTGCAGTGTGCAGCCACAGCCTCACAACAACAG